AGACGCCTTGAGCGCCCTGCGCACGGCCGATGCGGAAAAACTGGACGACAAGCTCAAGGTCATCGGCCCGGTGCAGCCGGACGAAGCCCAGAGCCTGACCCAGCAGCGCAAACAACTTGAAGCCGAAAAGAAGGCAGTACTTGCCGAGCAGGAGCAGGCTGCCAAGCTGACCCAGTCGGCCCGCGACCTGTCGACGCAGATCGTCAACCTGCGCCGCAGCCAGTTCAACTCGCAGGTCACCAGCCGCGCCACCAGCCCGCTGACCCCGGCCTTCTGGCAATCGCTGATTCGCCCTACCGATGAAGACGTGATACGCCTGCGCGACCTGCGCGGCGAGGCGGCCGATGCCTTGGCCAGTGCCTTCAGTGCCGAGCATAGGTGGTTCTTCATCGCCAGCCTGGTAGCGGCGATCCTGGTCTGGACCTTGGTGCGCCGGGTGCTCGAACGGTTGTTGGCCGATGCGATGATCCGCTGGTTGCCCGAAGGGCGCCTGCGCCGCAGCGCACTGGCCTTGAGCGTGAGCCTGGCCACCCTGGGTACCATCGCCGGCTCCGTGTCGATGCTGCGCTGGGGCCTGGAAAATAGTTCGGAGCTTGGGTCCGACATCGCCAGCCTGACCAACCACTTCCTCACCTTGGTGGTGTTCAGTGCCTTCATCTCCGGCCTGGGCCGCGCCATGCTGATGCTGCAGCGCCCGTCCTGGCGCCTGCCGCCGATCGCTGACGAAGTGGCCAGCGCCCTGGGCTGGTTCCCCAAGCTGCTGGCCCTGGCGCTGATGGTGATGTTGACCATGGAGCGCATCAACAGCGTGATCGGCACCAGCCTGGCACTGACCGTGGCAACCAACGGCCTGACCGCACTGGTAGTGGCGGTGATCTTCTCGGCGGCGTTGGTGCGCTACCGTCGCACCTTGCGCAAGCATGAACTGGATCGCCCCACCGGCCTGGCTGGGTTGATCCCGTTCGTGATCGTGGTATGGGTGGCGCTGATCGTGCTGGCGCTGTTGACCGGCTACCTGACCCTGGCCTACTTCCTGACGGCCAAGCTGTTGTGGGTCAGCGTGGTAGCCACCTGTGCCTACCTGTTGACCACGTTCCTCAGCGACCTGTGCGAAACCTTGCTCTCGCCCCGTCAGCCCGGAGGCCTGGCACTGGCTGCAACACTGGGCCTGGCGCCCCGCCACCAGGCGCAGGCCAGCACCATACTGACCGGCATCGGCCGTACCGTGCTGCTGTTCCTCGCCGTGTTGCTGGCGCTCATGCCTTCGGGCACCAGCCCCAGCGAGCTGCTGGTAAGCCTGGGCGACTGGGATGGCACGGGGGGCAAGCTGCTCGGCAACTTGAATATCGTGCCCCAGGACATTCTGCTGGCCGTGGCGATCTTCTTTGGCGGGCTGTTCGCCATACGCGTGCTCAAGCGCTGGCTGAGCGAGCGTTTGCTGCCGGAAACCGACATGGACGCGGGCATGCGAGCCTCGCTGGTGACCCTTGTGGGTTACCTGGGCTTCCTGTTCCTGGCCATGCTGGTGATGTCGACCCTGCGTATCAACCTGACCAGCCTGACCTGGGTGGTCAGTGCGCTGTCGGTCGGTATCGGTTTCGGCTTGCAGCAGATCGTGCAGAACTTCATTTCCGGCCTGATCCTGCTCACCGAGCGCCCGGTCAAGGTGGGCGACTGGGTCAGCCTGGCCGGCGTAGAGGGTGACATTCGCCGTATCAACGTGCGTGCCACCGAAATCCAGATGTCCGACCGCTCCACGGTGATCGTGCCCAACTCGCAGTTCATCTCGCAGAACGTGCGCAACGTGACCATGGGCAATGCTCTGGGTGTGGTCGGCATTACCCTGACCTTGCCGCTGGAGACCGATGCCAACCGTGTACGCGAGGTGTTGCTCAAGGCTTACCACGAGCATGAGGCGGTGCTGGATGCGCCGTCGCCGTCGGTGACCTTCAAGGACCTGACCAGCGCTGGCATGGTGATCGGCGTCAGTGGTTACGTGGCCGGGCCGCGGCAGGTGTCGGGGGCGCGCAGCGACCTGCTGTTCACCATCCTCGGCCAGTTGCGCGACGAGGGCATCTCCCTGTCTTCGCCGCAGAGCATGGTGCTGGTGCAGGAAGGCTCGCGCCCGGCTGACGAGCCGGCGTAACGCCCATCGCCGGCAAGCCGGCTCCCACAATGACCGCAGTACTGTCTATTTCTGTGGGAGCCGGCTTGCCGGCGATAGGGCCGCAAAGCGGCCCCCCTGCGCTCCTCAGCCCAGGCAGCGAGTCACATGCTTCACCGACAGGTACCCCGACAACCCCAAGGCCCGAGCTCTCCCACAATGACCGCAGCACTGTCTATTTCTGTGGGAGATCACCCAGCCCTTCCGGGCTGCGCTGTCGCGCAGCAAACATGAGACGCATGACTTCAGACTTGCAGTGGCGCTGACATTTTGAAAAAGAAAAGGCGGCTGGCCCCATAGGGCCAGCCGCCTTTTGCTTTGTTAGGGTTCGAGCGCGCGGGACAGAGATCCTAGCCAGCACTGGTGTGTGTCGAGCACACCCGTGTGGGAGAGTGATCCGCACGGTATCGGCGTGAAGTCCCTGTAGGCATCAGCTGATTCAGCTGTGACCACGTATGAGAGAGTGAACCCTTTCGCCACCGTGTGCCCCGCGCGCCCTTTATCCTGCGAGGATTCATTATGGCGCGCAAGCCTTCCAAGCAACGCTTCACCATCGTTCACCCCGATTGTGCGGCGATCGATGTCGGCGGCCGAGAACACTTTGTCGCAGTCGACCCTCGGCACGACGACTCTGTCCGGTCATTCACGTCTTTTACTGATGACCTGGCGTTTATTGGATTCCGATTTACGAAATCCTCAGCGAACGTGGCTTTGACGTCTACCTCGTAAATGCTCACCAAGAAACAGGCTTATGTGGAGCAAGGTCTTGATGAGTTTGAAGCCCGTAGCCAAGACCGACAGCTTCGGGCTTTGCTTCGCAAAGCCCGAAAACTGGGTTTTCAGCTTGTGGCTGCTTGAGGTGCTTATAAATCAGTGGGTTGCATTTTGTTTGATGAGAGCCGGCTTGCCGGCGATAGGGCCGCAAAGCGGCCCCCCTGCGCTCCTCAGCCGAGGTAGCGGGTCACATGCTTCACCAACAGGTACCCGACAACCCCAATGCCCGAGCTCTCCGCAGCACTGTCGATTTTCTGTGGGAGCCGGCTTGCCGGCGATAGGGCCGCAAAGCGGCCCCCCTGCGCACCTCAGCCCAGGCAGCGAGTCACATGTTTCACCGACAGGTACCCCGACAACCCCCAAGGCCCGAGCTCTCGCCCGATCCCGCTGCCCTTTGTGCCGCCCCACGAGGTCTCGACGAACACCGCCTGCACCGAGTTGATCCACACATGCCCGACCTCCAGCGCATCGGCCACGCGCTCGGCACGTTCCAGATCGGCTGAGCAGACAGTGGCAACCAGGCCGAAGCGGCTGTCGTTGGCTTCGGCAATGGCCTGCGCTTCTGTCGAGAAACGACGCGCGCACAACACCGGGCCGAAGATCTCTTCGCTCCACAGGCGGCTATCCACAGGCACATCGACATACAGTGTCGGGCTGACGAACCAGCCCTCGCGGTCCAGCGCCTTGCCGCCGGCCAGGCACTGCAGGCCTTCTTCGCGAGCGGTGGCGAAATAGCCGGCCACCTTCAGCCATTGCGCCTGGCTGGTCAGCGGCCCCATGTCCACGTCTTCGCTTAGCGGGTTGCCCACGCGTAGCTTTTCCAGCGCCTGTTGCAAGCGTGGCAGCAGCGCGTCGGCAATTCCATCTTGCACCAGCAGGCGCGAGGTGGCCGAGCACATCTGCCCGGCATTCCAGGTGATGCCGGCGACGATCCACTCCACCGCTTGGTCGACGTCGCAATCGTCGAACACCACGATCGCCGACTTGCCACCCAACTCCAGGGTCACCGGCCGGCACTGCGCCGAAGCGCTGCGCATCACTTGGCTGCCGACGTTGTTGCTGCCGGTGAACGACAGCTTGTCCAGGCCGTTGTGGCTGCTCAGGGCGGCGCCGGTCTCGGCCTTGCCGTTGACGATGTTCAGCACGCCGGCCGGCAGGCCCAAGGTGTCGGCGATCTGGCCGTAGGCCTGCTCGATCAGCGGGGTGACTTCCGAGGGCTTGAGCACCACGGTGCAGCCTGCGGCCAGGGCCGGGGCGAGTTTCCAGGCGCTGGTCACCAGCGGGAAGTTCCACGGCACGATCAGGCCGACCACGCCCACCGGCTCCAGGCGGGTACGGGCGGTGAAACCGGGGGCGGCCAGGGGCACTTCACGGTTCTTTTCAGGTAGCTGCTCGGCCAGCTCGGCGTAGTAGGCGAAGGTGGCGATGGCGTCGTCCAGGTCGATTTCGGCCTCGTGACGCGGCTTGCCATTGTTGCGCATCTGTAGGGCGA
The Pseudomonas sp. KU43P genome window above contains:
- a CDS encoding DUF3772 domain-containing protein, whose amino-acid sequence is MRRHCLARFYLAVMALMLAMASPAWSAPAAPVSSLAAAELPVLDENASYEQLNDRLDQIRQGVTSNANDDLLSQLRLAAVQVQRQADALSALRTADAEKLDDKLKVIGPVQPDEAQSLTQQRKQLEAEKKAVLAEQEQAAKLTQSARDLSTQIVNLRRSQFNSQVTSRATSPLTPAFWQSLIRPTDEDVIRLRDLRGEAADALASAFSAEHRWFFIASLVAAILVWTLVRRVLERLLADAMIRWLPEGRLRRSALALSVSLATLGTIAGSVSMLRWGLENSSELGSDIASLTNHFLTLVVFSAFISGLGRAMLMLQRPSWRLPPIADEVASALGWFPKLLALALMVMLTMERINSVIGTSLALTVATNGLTALVVAVIFSAALVRYRRTLRKHELDRPTGLAGLIPFVIVVWVALIVLALLTGYLTLAYFLTAKLLWVSVVATCAYLLTTFLSDLCETLLSPRQPGGLALAATLGLAPRHQAQASTILTGIGRTVLLFLAVLLALMPSGTSPSELLVSLGDWDGTGGKLLGNLNIVPQDILLAVAIFFGGLFAIRVLKRWLSERLLPETDMDAGMRASLVTLVGYLGFLFLAMLVMSTLRINLTSLTWVVSALSVGIGFGLQQIVQNFISGLILLTERPVKVGDWVSLAGVEGDIRRINVRATEIQMSDRSTVIVPNSQFISQNVRNVTMGNALGVVGITLTLPLETDANRVREVLLKAYHEHEAVLDAPSPSVTFKDLTSAGMVIGVSGYVAGPRQVSGARSDLLFTILGQLRDEGISLSSPQSMVLVQEGSRPADEPA
- a CDS encoding aldehyde dehydrogenase family protein, which produces MTTSHYIAGRWVEGQGTDCISVNDPALGLPFAELMAASVAQVDQAVAAARDALPTWKALTASTRAAFLRGFAEQLGQRREALIALQMRNNGKPRHEAEIDLDDAIATFAYYAELAEQLPEKNREVPLAAPGFTARTRLEPVGVVGLIVPWNFPLVTSAWKLAPALAAGCTVVLKPSEVTPLIEQAYGQIADTLGLPAGVLNIVNGKAETGAALSSHNGLDKLSFTGSNNVGSQVMRSASAQCRPVTLELGGKSAIVVFDDCDVDQAVEWIVAGITWNAGQMCSATSRLLVQDGIADALLPRLQQALEKLRVGNPLSEDVDMGPLTSQAQWLKVAGYFATAREEGLQCLAGGKALDREGWFVSPTLYVDVPVDSRLWSEEIFGPVLCARRFSTEAQAIAEANDSRFGLVATVCSADLERAERVADALEVGHVWINSVQAVFVETSWGGTKGSGIGRELGPWGLSGYLSVKHVTRCLG